A region from the Vicia villosa cultivar HV-30 ecotype Madison, WI linkage group LG3, Vvil1.0, whole genome shotgun sequence genome encodes:
- the LOC131660118 gene encoding amino acid permease 8-like isoform X1, with translation MEGEKIVSIKEYSNEEVDDDGRIKRTGNVLTATTHVITVVVGAGVLALAWAIAQLGWIAGITIMITFSSISIYTYNLIADCYRYPDPVNGKRNYTYMQAVHAYLGGTMHVFCGLIQYGKLAGLTVGYTITSSTSMVAIKKVICFHKNGHGAYCKFSNNPYIIGFGIVQIFLSQIPNFHKLTLISIIAAISSFGYALIGSGLSLVAVISGKGEPTSWSGVKVGPGLSREEKVWKILTALGNIALACTYSTVVYDIMDTLKSYPPESKQMKKANVLGIITMTTLFLLCASLGYAAFGDHTPGNILTGFGFYEPFWLVSLGNVCIIIHMVGAYQVLAQPLFRIVEMGANMKWPRSSFINKEYANKICSFSFNINMFRLIWRTIFVIMATVMAMAMPFFNEFLSLLGAFGFWPLVIFFPIQMHISQKQINRFSLKWCVLQLLSFVCFMISACAGIGAIHGICKNITKYKLFMYKQ, from the exons ATGGAGGGTGAAAAGATTGTGTCTATCAAAGAGTACTCAAATGAGGAAGTTGATGATGATGGAAGAATAAAGAGAACTG ggaATGTGTTGACGGCAACAACACACGTTATAACAGTGGTAGTGGGAGCAGGAGTTTTGGCTCTAGCATGGGCAATCGCTCAACTTGGATGGATAGCTGGCATAACCATTATGATCACATTTTCATCCATTTCCATTTACACTTACAATCTTATAGCTGATTGTTATAGATATCCGGATCCAGTTAATGGTAAAAGAAACTACACTTACATGCAAGCTGTGCATGCATACCTAGGTGGAACAATGCACGTGTTTTGTGGATTGATCCAATATGGAAAACTTGCAGGTCTTACAGTTGGATATACTATAACTTCCTCCACAAGCATGGT AGCTATAAAGAAAGTAATCTGCTTCCACAAAAATGGACATGGAGCTTATTGCAAGTTTTCAAATAATCCTTATATAATTGGTTTTGGGATTGTTCAGATTTTCCTGTCTCAGATCCCAAATTTCCATAAGTTAACATTGATATCAATTATTGCTGCTATTAGTTCTTTTGGATATGCATTAATCGGAAGTGGACTCTCTCTAGTCGCTGTGATATCAG GGAAAGGAGAACCAACAAGTTGGTCTGGAGTAAAAGTAGGACCAGGATTATCGAGAGAAGAAAAAGTTTGGAAGATTTTAACTGCATTGGGAAACATTGCACTTGCATGCACTTATTCTACCGTTGTTTACGATATAATG gaCACGTTGAAGTCATATCCACCAGAAAGCAAACAAATGAAAAAGGCAAATGTGTTAGGGATCATAACAATGACAACACTTTTTCTCCTATGCGCTTCACTTGGTTATGCTGCATTTGGTGATCATACTCCAGGGAACATCCTCACAGGCTTTGGATTTTATGAGCCCTTCTGGTTGGTTTCCTTAGGGAATGTTTGCATTATAATTCACATGGTGGGAGCATATCAG GTGTTAGCTCAACCATTATTTCGTATAGTTGAGATGGGTGCTAATATGAAGTGGCCACGCTCGAGTTTCATAAATAAGGAATACGCAAACAAAATTTGCTCCTTTTCATTCAACATCAACATGTTTCGGTTAATTTGGAGGACGATATTTGTGATAATGGCCACGGTTATGGCCATGGCAATGCCATTTTTCAACGAGTTTCTCTCTTTGCTTGGAGCATTTGGGTTTTGGCCACTCGTCATCTTCTTCCCAATACAAATGCATATATCTCAGAAACAAATCAACAGATTTTCATTGAAGTGGTGTGTACTCCAATTATTGAGTTTTGTGTGTTTTATGATTTCAGCATGTGCTGGAATTGGCGCCATTCATGGAATTTGTAAGAATATCACAAAATATAAACTCTTCATGTATAAAcagtaa
- the LOC131654789 gene encoding amino acid permease 1-like, whose translation MKKDIIALENGVANDPNSLLDDDGRPKRTGTVLTAAAHIINAVIGTGVLSLPWAMSQMGWTLGISCIFVFAGVTLFTSNLLADCYRSPDSVTGKRNTTYMEAVKVHLGGRQYVFCGLVQYINLSGVTIGSIITTSTSIVTIMKNNCYRKNGFEASCRFSNNPCMIAIGLIEIVLSQIPNFHKLSILSIMAATMAFGYASIGVGLSLSTLIQGNGNINNTTLFAGNDENRRTSDIAWNMLVAIGDIALASTYAQIAVDIQDSLKSSPPENKTMKKANALALFIMTIFFILNGCAGYAAFGSNTPGNILMSSGFRKPFWLLELANVFIVVHLVGAFQVLVQPVFRIVEMMAAEKWPNSSLVTREIPMNFGKTKYTINYFRLLWRTIFVIVVTVLAMAMPFFNAMIALLGAVGFWPSVVYYPVEMYIVKQNIRKGTIRWIGLQTLSIFCFIVSLAATVGAIHGLGEGIRKYKPFMYKA comes from the exons ATGAAGAAAGATATCATAGCACTTGAAAATGGTGTTGCAAATGATCCAAATTCTCTTCTTGATGATGATGGAAGACCCAAAAGAACTG GAACTGTATTGACAGCGGCCGCACATATCATAAACGCGGTTATTGGGACCGGCGTCCTCTCCTTACCATGGGCCATGTCTCAAATGGGATGGACCCTTGGAATATCATGCATTTTTGTTTTTGCTGGTGTTACACTCTTCACATCAAATCTTCTAGCTGATTGTTATAGATCACCAGATTCTGTTACTGGCAAAAGAAACACCACTTACATGGAAGCTGTCAAAGTTCACTTAGGTGGAAGACAATATGTGTTTTGTGGTTTGGTTCAGTACATCAACCTTTCTGGTGTCACAATTGGTTCCATCATAACTACATCTACAAGTATAGT GACGATAATGAAAAATAATTGCTACCGCAAGAATGGGTTTGAAGCTTCATGTCGTTTTTCTAATAACCCATGCATGATTGCTATTGGACTAATTGAAATAGTATTATCTCAAATTCCAAATTTTCATAAGCTATCTATTCTCTCAATCATGGCAGCCACCATGGCTTTTGGCTACGCTTCCATCGGAGTTGGACTTTCTCTTTCAACTCTTATTCAAG GAaatggaaacataaacaatacaacATTATTTGCGGGAAATGACGAAAATCGTAGAACATCAGATATAGCATGGAATATGTTGGTTGCAATAGGAGACATTGCACTCGCTAGTACTTATGCTCAAATTGCAGTAGATATTCAAGATAGTTTGAAATCATCACCACCAGAAAATAAAACAATGAAGAAAGCAAACGCACTTGCCTTATTCATTATGACTATTTTCTTTATCTTGAATGGATGTGCTGGATATGCTGCATTTGGTTCAAATACTCCTGGTAACATACTCATGAGTTCTGGCTTTCGGAAACCTTTCTGGTTATTGGAATTGGCCAATGTCTTCATAGTTGTCCACCTAGTGGGAGCATTTCAG GTACTAGTCCAACCTGTGTTTCGTATAGTTGAAATGATGGCGGCGGAAAAGTGGCCAAATTCAAGTTTGGTAACAAGGGAGATTCCTATGAACTTTGGCAAAACAAAATACACTATCAATTACTTTAGATTACTTTGGAGGACAATCTTTGTAATAGTGGTAACTGTTTTAGCCATGGCGATGCCATTTTTCAATGCAATGATTGCCCTTCTTGGTGCTGTTGGATTTTGGCCTTCAGTTGTTTATTATCCTGTGGAGATGTATATAGTCAAACAAAACATCAGAAAAGGAACAATTCGTTGGATTGGGCTTCAAACACTGAGCATTTTCTGTTTTATTGTGTCATTGGCTGCAACGGTTGGAGCTATTCATGGATTGGGTGAAGGCATTAGAAAATACAAACCTTTTATGTATAAGGCCTAA
- the LOC131657447 gene encoding uncharacterized protein LOC131657447: MEYLNRILQQLDYNKKFKYHSKCKKLKIVNLSFADDLLLFSRGDVDSVQQVMRAFHTFSQSTKCKTYFGNVEDHVKRDILKATSFVEGPLPFTCLGIPLSSKKLSVQNCITLVDKVVCRIRHWSSRLLSFARRIQLIKSVLFSISNFWLQCLPIPKAVIGRVEAICRSFLWSGTDTITRKSPVSWQKVCTPKNRGGLNIIALYNWNRACLTRHIWNLSGKDDSLWIHSYYIKGRDIMHVQMKKTSSWIMKSLLKARDAVRDMQEWQRMMQHGKYTARRMYFALCEAVQDVMWKRIMFNNYARPYVINMLNHNTCHFCQEVETQSHLLFECQAMRIIWYKVLTWMGINRSPGNWENEFNGMLGECGKKGVKSKILVCAFTKSVHEGWKYCNQMVFGEAVEVQKVVSKIIDTVVYRCWPKVKLRPHISNLLMV; the protein is encoded by the coding sequence ATGGAGTACCTAAACAGAATCCTCCAGCAGCTTGATTATAATAAGAAGTTTAAGTATCATTCAAAATGTAAAAAACTTAAGATTGTGAACCTCAGTTTTGCAGATGATTTGTTATTGTTCTCTAGAGGTGATGTGGACTCAGTGCAGCAGGTTATGAGAGCTTTCCATACTTTCTCTCAATCAACTAAGTGTAAAACTTATTTTGGTAATGTAGAGGATCATGTCAAAAGGGATATCTTGAAAGCCACATCCTTTGTAGAGGGTCCTCTCCCCTTTACATGTTTGGGTATTCCGCTATCTAGTAAAAAGTTGTCTGTGCAGAATTGTATCACTCTAGTTGACAAAGTCGTTTGCAGGATCCGACATTGGAGTTCCAGGCTTTTGAGCTTTGCTAGGCGGATTCAGTTGATAAAGAGTGTTCTTTTTTCCATTAGCAATTTTTGGCTTCAATGTCTCCCCATTCCTAAAGCTGTCATTGGGAGGGTGGAGGCTATTTGCAGGTCCTTTCTATGGTCGGGGACTGATACTATTACCAGGAAATCTCCTGTATCGTGGCAAAAGGTGTGTACTCCAAAGAACAGGGGTGGCTTAAATATCATTGCTTTGTATAACTGGAACAGGGCCTGCCTGACTAGGCACATTTGGAATCTTTCGGGGAAAGATGATAGTCTGTGGATTCATAGCTACTACATTAAAGGGCGAGATATTATGCATGTCCAAATGAAGAAAACTAGCTCGTGGATCATGAAGAGCCTTCTCAAAGCTAGAGATGCTGTTAGGGATATGCAGGAATGGCAAAGGATGATGCAACATGGTAAGTACACTGCTCGGAGAATGTATTTTGCTTTGTGTGAGGCTGTGCAAGATGTAATGTGGAAGAGAATCATGTTCAACAACTATGCCAGACCTTATGTGATTAATATGCTGAATCATAATACTTGCCATTTCTGTCAGGAAGTTGAAACTCAAAGCCACCTATTGTTTGAGTGTCAAGCGATGAGAATTATTTGGTACAAAGTCCTCACCTGGATGGGCATTAATCGGAGTCCGGGAAATTGGGAGAATGAATTTAATGGGATGTTAGGAGAGTGTGGTAAGAAAGGAGTTAAGTCTAAAATTCTGGTGTGTGCTTTTACAAAATCTGTGCATGAAGGTTGGAAGTACTGCAATCAAATGGTCTTTGGAGAAGCTGTGGAGGTCCAAAAAGTGGTTTCCAAAATCATTGACACTGTGGTTTATCGCTGCTGGCCTAAGGTCAAACTTAGGCCTCATATTAGTAATCTGCTGATGGTTTAA
- the LOC131660118 gene encoding amino acid permease 8-like isoform X2 produces the protein MEGEKIVSIKEYSNEEVDDDGRIKRTGNVLTATTHVITVVVGAGVLALAWAIAQLGWIAGITIMITFSSISIYTYNLIADCYRYPDPVNGLTVGYTITSSTSMVAIKKVICFHKNGHGAYCKFSNNPYIIGFGIVQIFLSQIPNFHKLTLISIIAAISSFGYALIGSGLSLVAVISGKGEPTSWSGVKVGPGLSREEKVWKILTALGNIALACTYSTVVYDIMDTLKSYPPESKQMKKANVLGIITMTTLFLLCASLGYAAFGDHTPGNILTGFGFYEPFWLVSLGNVCIIIHMVGAYQVLAQPLFRIVEMGANMKWPRSSFINKEYANKICSFSFNINMFRLIWRTIFVIMATVMAMAMPFFNEFLSLLGAFGFWPLVIFFPIQMHISQKQINRFSLKWCVLQLLSFVCFMISACAGIGAIHGICKNITKYKLFMYKQ, from the exons ATGGAGGGTGAAAAGATTGTGTCTATCAAAGAGTACTCAAATGAGGAAGTTGATGATGATGGAAGAATAAAGAGAACTG ggaATGTGTTGACGGCAACAACACACGTTATAACAGTGGTAGTGGGAGCAGGAGTTTTGGCTCTAGCATGGGCAATCGCTCAACTTGGATGGATAGCTGGCATAACCATTATGATCACATTTTCATCCATTTCCATTTACACTTACAATCTTATAGCTGATTGTTATAGATATCCGGATCCAGTTAATG GTCTTACAGTTGGATATACTATAACTTCCTCCACAAGCATGGT AGCTATAAAGAAAGTAATCTGCTTCCACAAAAATGGACATGGAGCTTATTGCAAGTTTTCAAATAATCCTTATATAATTGGTTTTGGGATTGTTCAGATTTTCCTGTCTCAGATCCCAAATTTCCATAAGTTAACATTGATATCAATTATTGCTGCTATTAGTTCTTTTGGATATGCATTAATCGGAAGTGGACTCTCTCTAGTCGCTGTGATATCAG GGAAAGGAGAACCAACAAGTTGGTCTGGAGTAAAAGTAGGACCAGGATTATCGAGAGAAGAAAAAGTTTGGAAGATTTTAACTGCATTGGGAAACATTGCACTTGCATGCACTTATTCTACCGTTGTTTACGATATAATG gaCACGTTGAAGTCATATCCACCAGAAAGCAAACAAATGAAAAAGGCAAATGTGTTAGGGATCATAACAATGACAACACTTTTTCTCCTATGCGCTTCACTTGGTTATGCTGCATTTGGTGATCATACTCCAGGGAACATCCTCACAGGCTTTGGATTTTATGAGCCCTTCTGGTTGGTTTCCTTAGGGAATGTTTGCATTATAATTCACATGGTGGGAGCATATCAG GTGTTAGCTCAACCATTATTTCGTATAGTTGAGATGGGTGCTAATATGAAGTGGCCACGCTCGAGTTTCATAAATAAGGAATACGCAAACAAAATTTGCTCCTTTTCATTCAACATCAACATGTTTCGGTTAATTTGGAGGACGATATTTGTGATAATGGCCACGGTTATGGCCATGGCAATGCCATTTTTCAACGAGTTTCTCTCTTTGCTTGGAGCATTTGGGTTTTGGCCACTCGTCATCTTCTTCCCAATACAAATGCATATATCTCAGAAACAAATCAACAGATTTTCATTGAAGTGGTGTGTACTCCAATTATTGAGTTTTGTGTGTTTTATGATTTCAGCATGTGCTGGAATTGGCGCCATTCATGGAATTTGTAAGAATATCACAAAATATAAACTCTTCATGTATAAAcagtaa